The following are encoded in a window of Sminthopsis crassicaudata isolate SCR6 chromosome 3, ASM4859323v1, whole genome shotgun sequence genomic DNA:
- the HTR1D gene encoding 5-hydroxytryptamine receptor 1D gives MPLQNQSTEDSAWTPPSKALNSTETSGAWDVRTLQALKISLAVILAIITLATILSNTFVIITIFLTRKLHTPANYLIGSLAVTDLLVSILVMPISIAYTVTQTWTFGQIMCDIWLSSDITCCTASILHLCVIALDRYWAITNALEYSKRRTFGRAAAMIAMVWIISVCISMPPLFWRQAKAQGELADCLVNTSQISYTIYSTCGAFYIPSVLLIILYGRIYAAARTRILKPPSLYGKHFTTAHLITGSAGTSLCSINSSLQEGQPHTGGSPLFIGPVKIKLASSLLERKRISAARERKATKTLGIILGAFIVCWLPFFVVSLVLPICRDSCWFHPALFDFFTWLGYLNSLINPIIYTWFNEEFKQAFQKLIRFKRGS, from the coding sequence ATGCCCCTCCAGAACCAATCAACTGAAGACTCTGCATGGACCCCTCCCAGCAAAGCCCTGAACTCAACTGAAACATCCGGGGCATGGGATGTGCGAACGCTCCAAGCACTCAAGATCTCCCTGGCTGTGATTTTGGCTATCATAACTCTAGCTACCATTCTCTCCAACACTTTTGTGATCATCACGATATTCCTTACTAGGAAGCTCCACACGCCCGCCAATTATCTCATCGGCTCCCTGGCAGTGACAGACCTCTTGGTGTCCATTTTGGTAATGCCCATCAGCATTGCTTACACCGTCACCCAGACCTGGACCTTTGGGCAGATCATGTGCGATATCTGGCTCTCCTCAGACATCACATGCTGCACCGCTTCCATCCTCCATCTCTGTGTCATCGCGTTGGACCGATATTGGGCCATCACCAACGCCCTGGAATATAGCAAGCGTCGGACCTTTGGCCGGGCAGCGGCCATGATTGCCATGGTCTGGAtcatctctgtgtgtatctccATGCCTCCGCTTTTCTGGAGGCAGGCCAAAGCTCAGGGAGAGCTGGCTGACTGCTTGGTGAATACCTCCCAGATCTCCTACACCATCTATTCCACCTGTGGTGCCTTTTACATCCCGTCTGTGCTGCTCATCATTCTCTATGGCCGGATCTATGCTGCTGCTCGAACTCGGATCCTGAAACCACCTTCCCTGTATGGCAAGCACTTCACCACTGCTCATCTCATCACTGGTTCGGCGGGCACCTCCTTGTGTTCCATCAACTCCAGCCTTCAGGAGGGGCAGCCCCACACAGGGGGCTCACCGCTTTTTATTGGTCCTGTGAAAATCAAGTTAGCCAGCAGCCTCCTGGAAAGGAAGAGGATCTCAGCAGCCAGAGAAAGGAAGGCTACCAAGACACTAGGGATAATCCTGGGGGCTTTCATCGTCTGCTGGCTGCCCTTCTTTGTCGTGTCTCTGGTCCTCCCCATCTGCCGAGACTCCTGCTGGTTCCACCCAGCCCTCTTCGATTTTTTCACATGGTTAGGCTATTTAAATTCTCTCATTAACCCAATAATTTACACTTGGTTTAATGAAGAATTCAAACAAGCATTCCAAAAACTAATACGGTTCAAAAGAgggtcttaa